Within Malus domestica chromosome 04, GDT2T_hap1, the genomic segment CCGCACTTCCCAACGAGTCTGAAGCCCTCACCCTCTACAAAGCAAATTAGAACAAGGTGATGGATCTCAACAGCAACAAGAAGAAGAGGGGAATATCtgcctctttttatttttctttttatttctcctctttttattacttttttttttatttgtcaagtttgTAGGAGCTTTTGTTTCgaattttgtgttttattggAGAGGGATTTTCCAGCATTGGTTTGGCTGCGTGTAATGATGGAAGTTGGAGGCTTAAGCATTGCCTAATAAGTAATATGATTTCTGATATTTCATCTTGTTCTTCTCATCAAATGAGAACCCAAATTCGATTGTTGGATAATAATCAACGATGaaagataaatatatatagaaataaatttgaattatgctaataattaaataaataacaacACTGTATATTGAATAAACAAAATTGATATTTAAACAAACGAAGCGAAGATCGAGGTTTGCGTATTGCAATGTCTTTGAAATAATTTTGTAGGCGCTTGCTTCTCTAGAAATGAACAATCTAAACTAGGATTCCAACACCAAAAAACTTAGTTTCTAGCAAATTAATTACTAGGTCTCTCAGTATGCTTGCTATTGAAgaaaaaatgattttcagtggTTTGATTGATATGCAAATGCatgtaattataataattatatatctgTTCACAACATGTATGAGTTTAGGAGACGACTTGAATTGTACGAGTTTAAGAGCGACTGCTTAACAGAAAAGATGTGTCGGTTTAGATATAAATGGAACATAAGGCATATATTGTTGTTTGTTTAGCGTCGATTTAGCATCCGACGATAAAAGTATTGCTTTAGTCAAAAAgttgtatttgtttttttttttttttggaaaataaaaGTTGTATTTGTTTTGCTTGCACATCCTTTCCCCTTTTCAAGCACATCTATTTGGGGCATTTGGAGcgaataaaaacaaaagataattaAGAAACGTGATGTGTATGGAAAAAAGGAGTgtacaaatcatttttttttaaagttaagcaATTTTAATTTGGATACTATTGGCGGAAGAGGATCTTTGCTGGCATCTTTTCTTGGGGATCCAGAAGATCCTGTAATCATGACCATTCGTTGTACATTGTGacgtcagaaatcatttaaattttaaaattaaatataaatgatacctaacgaaaactgaccacatgatatatgatgaacgaTCATGATCACATGATCTACCGGATTCTCAGAAAAAGGATCCGACGAGGAACCTTTTTCACTATTGGCACTCAcatattaagtttttttcaaccactttatatttatttatgatatatattatattaaataagAGTGAAAAATACGCCAGGTGGAAGTGCAAAACAGCAAAACAACAATTTTGGCCCCAACATGTAAAATGTGGACCGTTGGAAATCATGCCATATGATAACTTGGTTTTGTCCATATATAAAACAACTCGTGTCGTATAGGCAAACTAGCCAACTACTTGTGGAGAGATTTATAGTATGTCGGAAATAgatagtacatcacgtgtcattatacaattgAGTTGATATGCctaatattttacaaaaaaaaattcaaaggttCAATATCTACAATAAGttctaacaattttttttgtttgtagtGAATCGGTAAATATCATTAACATTCATTGATTTTTCTATCTCTCGCCGATATATGGTGAAGTTTACATTTCCACCCTCATTTTCCATATCGATCATTGACTTTTcggatattttgacgaaaatatcGACAATTTTGTGAATATTTTAGTCATTGCTAATTAGTGATTAAGcatgaattttcttttggtgaTTTCCTTAATTAGAGAGATACGCTCATGAAgaaccataaaaaataaataaaaacttttaTAGGTTATCTTCAAATTTTTATGCCAAATTGTAAATTAATGAATGTACATCAAGTCAAGCTTGGTGAGTTTGATTATCTATGGTAATTCTTTTTCctccaacataaaaaaaaaattaagacaaaataaaatgtttctAACCAAAGAGCCAAGTGCTCTGTCCAACTCTAAATAAATCAAAGATCCTTTCCTTTATCCAACAAGTACAACCCAAGACCCTTGTCAAATGCCAAAGCAATCTGAACATATCAATGGTGAAAAACTCGTATTTGGAAAAAGAAAGTGTCAGGTCAACTTATATAGACTTTCTTAAATTGTGTGACGACTCACATGCAGAAATGGACGATTTCACTAGCCATAACGCATAAGATATTTTAAACGTGAAATGCAATTCATGAAAAAACTTGACTTGAGATGAAGCAAAACCATTTGCAATTTAATCTTCAATGACCCAGACTTTAATACCAAGCATTCTAAAGTCTAATCTCTAATGAAAATTGATCTAAAGAACATGTGTGATAAATGATTACAGGTTTGACAAAGAAAGTCAAAAAACTACTAAGTTTGAActtcacaacaacaacaaaataaattattaaaccaCATGATGTGGTTTAAAAagataaagggaactttaatgaaaagtttttggtactgttcattttaacgaaaaatcatatttttacactaaaaagtcaatcatggtactattcactttaccatttattttgtcattttcgttaaaactcaaagttgtTAAGCCTttctcattagttttcctaaagaTAAAAGCAATAAAATGAGACTCCATGATTTAAACCacattttgtaaatcaaatgatgtgacaATAAAATAAGACTCCTTAAtttaaagaatttaaaaaagaaGACCAACCATCAACAACCGCATCATGTGGCCAAATATAAAAGCCTGCATATAGAATCTTGTTCTCTTGGTCGCCAAGTGACCAAAGATTCATGCTCGCTCACCCTTTAATTTAATATCAagggttgagattaaaacattgAAAGAACATTCATTTATTCTCTATCCCTGATATCAAATTCAAGGGTGAGTCACAAACATTCCTCCGTCACGGGATGACCAAGAGAACATTTTTGCTACATATAAAAGAGCAATAAACTGTAAATGCAagacaaaatatatgtaaattcCTTGTGACAAAATATATTCTTACTTAAACTCCTTTACAAGTATCTTTAGTATCGCTCATAACAAGGATTCTTGGACGATGTTTGAGCATGGTGAGAGAAAGTAGTAAAACAGGTTATTTTAGAACGCAATAGTTTGCGGTTTTAGTTCGCTAACCTCCATCTGCAAAGGCCTCCAAGCACGCTCGCACCTTTCCCATCTCCCCTGCATATGAGCCAAAAATGCCTCTGCCCATTTTTCCTTGCTCCCTCTCATGCTAAGATCGTAGGGCACCGAGAAACTGTTCAACCAATCAACAAAAATCAAATCTCAGTGATAACGGATACTAAAGCGTGTCTCTGTGTCCGGTGCAGGTAAAGACTACCGAGAGTTATATTCTGGGTAGATAATATATTATGTGTCAATGACAATTTATAAAGGCACAGGAATGATAAACACAATGGTGAACCCGACCCCCATCCATCTACCGATAATATAACTCTCTCCACAAATGTAACACTATCCATTCTCCACAACAAGAAAAAAATGCGGATAGAGAGTATCTATTCTCTGTTAAGTGCATCTCCAAGGACTTATAAATGAACCTTCAACTATGCCCTTACTACATAACTTCTCAAAAGCCTTAACTCAATTAACTTTGGGACTTCCCAACAGTTCGGAAAGAAGGCTAAAAATATAGGGTGGGGTTCAAAATATCACAAAATTCATCCTCGTTACGCATAACATCAATATCATCTCCAGTACCGATGTGCTCTTCCCATAACAGTCAAAAGAACTTGcactctaaaaaaaataaaaaaattctttgTGTTGCCTCATCAAGTATTCTTTTCAACTTACAGAAGATATCCATCAATTATAacactaataaaaataaaataaaaaattcacgGAGAGTTACCTCAAGAGTTCGTCTGGTTGATATACTTCATCAGGGGATCCATTCCTGCAAGAATTACAAACTTTTATCTCAACAAGCGACATTGCGTCCGTGAGCAATGTATTTTGAAGACTGACCTTTTGGCTAGTACTGTTAAGTATGCAATTAAATTGCTCAAATATGAGAAGTTTTCTGTAGTTTTTGTTATTTAACTTAGAGCACAACAAGAGACTAGTATTCTCAGCACTTTTTAAGAATTTATCTAAAACAAGCCACAAAAACCAAATGTAAAACATACGAacacatttttacttttattggtTACTGGACTTCTTGCAAATCCAAGACACTATACGTGTACGATGCCATGTTAGTACTTTAGAGAATGAAAATATGTATGTGTGACCCAAGTGGGACATCGAATATCGTGATAAAATATAAATCTAATAATTCAAATTCTGATATAACTACTGAACGCCTCATAAAACAAGACCAGAAAAACTAACCTGCATATTGATATTTTATAGATATGAAGACACTTGGAAGAAAGATTACAAACAGCAGCAACATTATGCTCCTCTCTGAACAAGTACACAACTGGATACCCAAGAAGCCATCTGAAGTATTGAACACAAATTTTTAGTGTATGACACTAAGATTCTAATCCCAACATCTAATACAAGAAGAAATTTAAAACTATTAATTTTCGAATGGGATTTACATGCAACTTCTAACAAGTTCATTCCTTAAAACTTTCTGAAATAGTATAAGAATTACTTCAGAATATCAATTCAGCTTCCAATTTGAGTGACTTTCTAGCAAACTATTAGACTTACGACTCAAATGTTTAGGAGTTGACGGACAAAACAGGCAGTGGCAAAACAACTCTTTATTTATTTCCCCCCTCCAGTCCCACTTTATGTTTTATTTCCAGCCTAATTACTGGCATCAGTCAAACTACAAGTTATCGATTTGTCTAGTGAGTTTCCACTTCATGTACTCCAAATACTTTGTAGCCAGGTTGTAGACTGGAAGTTCAAtaccaaataaaataagatttttttttcccattaATGGGAAAACGGAATCAGATTTCAATTTCTAAATATTTTATGCAAGCGTAGGGGACCATCCGACCATAAAAATTTTCATTGTAACTTTTAGTCATTCggttattccttggtgtatgcttttcgcagacgatatagggttgatagatgaaactcaggaaggggtaaatgcgaagcttaacctttggagagaagtgttggaatctaaaggtcttcgcctaagccgatcaaagacagaatatatggaatacaagcgggatgcatgaagtggaagagtgcatccggcgtgttgtgtgaccgtcgtatgccactgaagctcaagggaaaattttataggacggcaataagggcggcgatgctgtatggcacagaatgttgggcggtgaagcatcaacacgtacacaaaatgggtgtagcgaagatgaggatgcttcgttggaggtgtgggctcacgagaaaggataagattaggaatgagtgggttggacatgtgcaaagaaggcctactgacgctccagttcgaagatgtgactacgggacagaggttcagggccaaaggggtagaggaagacctaggaaaactttggaagagaccctaagaaaagacttagagtacttggatctaacggaggacatgatacaaaaccgagcgcaatggcgttctatgattcacatagccgaccccacttagtgggaaaaggctttgttgttgttgttgatgttggTTATCCAAGCCAACTTAGTAATGTGCCTGTAAAAGGGACCACCTAACTCCTAAGCAATTATCTGACCATACCAGTTAAAAGTCCATCTGAGTCATTCAGGCTACTTTACATATCCAAGTGGTGCTGAAATTGTTCACAAACATATTCAGCATCACAGAAACCTGAAGCAGGGAAATGCTACATCCCAAGGGTAGTAAAGGTGTATCCAAACGTAAGCTTAGACAGTTACCCATTTAGCGTTGGCAGTAAGACCTCAGTATTTTGCATGCAGCTACTCAGATCGATAAATTCAGATGACTGAGAAGGGATGAGTTCATTTATGGGCGGTTCAGCATCAGCTGTTATACTGTGAGATGGCGAAGCCTCATCTTTCCTTCCACCAACAGGAAATACCAGAGAGAACAACTTCTGAATAGATATAAGCTGCATCCCCAATGGGTTTTTTTCTGCTTCTGTTATCATCTGCAACACAAATGAAAGAAAGGCAATCACCAAATGGGAGAAAGAAAAATGTTCAAGTTCAAGGTAAAGATTACAGGGGGCGGAAAAGAATATAGCAGAGAGTAACCTTTGGAGGATCTCGTTCAACATCCACAAAGAGCAACTCTTGTTCTGAGTTCAAGCTTGACCTAACATGATCAGCAAGCCCTCTAACGTGTATCAAATATATCATTTCTTCTATAACCATTACTCTCAAATGCTCAAAAATGGGTGACTCCTGCACAAAAGTCTTAAAGGTTATTTGATTTTCAGAAAACCAATAACTCTAAAAGTAAAAGGAAAAAGGACAGAATAATAATATGACATGATATGCAACGTCAATAGATCATGTAATGCAGATTATCAGCTAATGCTCGGCCCGCATCCTAGTGGAAATGTAATGGGAAAGAGAGCTGAGAGAGATAAGAAATGATTAAATCATAAAACCCGGATCATCTTTGCCAAAAAACCAACTAAAGACATACCAACACATATCAGTACATGTGTTTACAGAAGTACGAATAAGCAAATGCAGGTAATATTATATAAAATGAATTGCAATCTTTCTTACCAAAGAACAAACATTTGACTTATGAATTTTAAACATTAGACTCCGAATccttaaaccctaaacaaaAACTTATtcagtgtgggggggggggggggagagagagaaagcaccACGTCTCGCGGGTTATACCATCGATGTGCGTGTCACGtttacatgtgtgtgtgcgcgcacCACCATGATTCCTAATTGAACTTCTATGAAATGGTTTCACCGGATTCAGCTAATTGTCTTGACTAATTGTTAATAACTTAATATAGACATTTGACTATAGCTATAAGTTAAACCTATTGGTAAATGGTATTATTAGAATGATTTAGAAAACTTGGATAAAATGTCAGTATGAACTGTGACAGAATCAGcagcaaaactaatttaaaacCAGTCAACTAGTTTAATAAAGTTTTAAGGACAAACCTTTTGACAAAGTTTCAAAATAGCGCAGAGTCTCTCTTGCAGTTCAGGCATCTTTCCGCCATAGTCTACCAGTATCACTGGCCTCATTCCAGTGCACAAAGCTAGAATATCTGCCTCCACAAAACCACAAGTCGTTAAACATAACAGTAAAATATACAAACTTTGGTTGAAATGTTTACAGATATATTCCTAGTAAGCCAGAGGAATTCATAGTGGCAAGGAGAAAGATTCTTGAAGGCTTGGATGCGCTTCTCATTTACCGTACACGGTAAATTCAGGATcttgtttcaatttttaaagGGTGATCACCAAAAGTATCACCACATAGAAGTGGACATATAGTTATCGTTATAAATCAAAATACTACAAAAGCGCAGGGTTGAACACAATTGTTTTACTTCCATTTCCATGTACATTTTACGGGGAAAAAGAATATTAAATCAAGATTATATGTACTCTTTCCTCTACAGCCTCTTTTCATTTCGTGATCACCAAAGAAAGTTTCTTTCCCTTCTTTGCTTTCTATTCAAATAACAAAGATCATCATCAATCAAATGTATgttttttgggttacaatcaATCAAATGTATCTTCATAATCACATGATTTCTCCATTTTTGCTCTGGATGAaacgaaaagaaaacaaaaaaggaaagatttttcaGGAAACCCAACCCAATCCCACTGACAAGTATAAAAGAAAGATCATTTGCTGGCCCTCTAAATTACAACACAAAAAGGTGGAGTTGCAAAATTGAAACCAAAGGAGCCACAAGAGCAGCATCTCAACTTTTAAAGATAAATATTATCGACAAACATATTCAGCTGAGAGCTTATACAGGCACCAATGAAGAATTATCTACTCCAACGTTTGAAGGAGACCAAATTTACCAAAACTCATATGCAAAATTGAGCTTGTGAATTGAAACACAACAAAATATTGAAAACCCAGAAGCCAAAATGGAGTGTTCATTCGGGAAATCAGAACAACATAAACTGTTacaattgagagagagagagagagagagagagagagagagagagacctgtgTCAAGTCGACGTCGAGAGTATTTGAGACGCCATttgatttgagagagagaggagttcAACACTCTCAATGCTTCATCTAACTCTGCAGCTTCGGTTAAGaattccttgtcttctttttcTCGAGGATCCTCCATCGACACACAGAGAAGACAGACTTCCTGAAAGTGCCGCTGCTTGTTATGTCAAGCGGTTTTTACCAGTAGAGAAGAGTGGAGTGTGGCCATTTGGCATATGAATTCccgtttctgttttttttttttcgtatatTTTCTTCGAAATGAATTTCACATACGGgactaattaaaattaaatataaaaaatatattgtaCAATAT encodes:
- the LOC114824332 gene encoding uncharacterized protein, with protein sequence MEDPREKEDKEFLTEAAELDEALRVLNSSLSQIKWRLKYSRRRLDTDILALCTGMRPVILVDYGGKMPELQERLCAILKLCQKESPIFEHLRVMVIEEMIYLIHVRGLADHVRSSLNSEQELLFVDVERDPPKMITEAEKNPLGMQLISIQKLFSLVFPVGGRKDEASPSHSITADAEPPINELIPSQSSEFIDLSSCMQNTEVLLPTLNGWLLGYPVVYLFREEHNVAAVCNLSSKCLHIYKISICRNGSPDEVYQPDELLSFSVPYDLSMRGSKEKWAEAFLAHMQGRWERCERAWRPLQMEVSELKPQTIAF